GGGCCGGGGCGCGGGGTGCCTGCGCGAGTTATTTCGTTCGCCCGAACGAAAGACTTGCGCAGGGGCAGGCTCGGCCACAAGCCTTTCGTTCGGTCTAACTAAATATTCGCCCCAACGAAAGACTCCGCTAGGCTGGAGCCATGGCCGAGCGACAGCCCCTGACCTCCACGGACCGCCCCGCTCCCGGCGCCGACCACGACCGCGACGTGGTGCTGGCCCGGATCTACGAGGCGGGCCGTGAGTCGAGCGCGGTGACGGTGATGTTCCACTCCGCGATCGCCGAGAAGGCCGGGCTGGGTGCCACCGAGTCGAAGACCCTGGACCTGCTCCAGCGCAGCGGCCCGCTCACCGCGAAGGAGCTCGCCGAGCGGTCCGGCCTGGCGCCGGCCTCGGTCACGGGCCTGGTCGACCGGTTGGAGCGCAAGGGTTTCGTCCGCCGGGTGCAGCACCCGACCGACCGGCGCCGCGTCCTGGTGGAGCACCGCCCCGAGGCGCTCGGCCGGCTGGCCGCCCTGTTCGAGGACTGGGGACGCGAGGTCGGCGAGCTCTGCGACGGGTTCAGCACCGAGGAGCTGGAGGTCGTCCTGCGCTTCCTGACCGGCAGCACGGCCCGGCAGCGCGCCGCGGCCGCCCGACTGACGGACTGACACGGACCGGCGGCTCCACGGCCCCACCGCGCCACGGCTCCACGGCTCCACAAAACCGGCAATGGGGCAGCGGGGCAGCAAGGCCGCCGACCGTGCCCGGGACGAGCCGCTCAGCCCGCCGGCGGAGCGGGCACCACCAGCACCGGACAGTTGGCGTGGTGGACGACGGCGGTACTCACCGAGCCCAGCAGCAGCCGGGTGAAGCCGCCGTTGCCGCGGGTGCCGATGACCAGGGTGTGCCGGCCCGCGGAGGCCGCGAGCAGCACCTCGATGACGCTGCCGAGTACCACGTGCAGTGAGAGTTCCCCGCCGTACGGCCGGGTGCGGGCCGCCTGGACGGTGTCCACCGCGCGGCGCAGCCCGTCCGCCATGCTGCCGGCCAGCAGTTCGATGCTCGGCTGGACGAGTTCGACCATGCCGGGCGGGTAGCCGGCCGGCGAGGGGTTGACGACGGCCAGCACCTGGAGCGGCAGGCCGAACAGCTCGGCCTCGGTCATCGCCCGGTCCAGCGCCCAGAGCGAGCCGTCGGAGCCGTCGCAGGCGGCCAGGATGCCGGGCCGGGCCGCCGAGGGCGGCTCGTCGAGCACGGGGAGGGGGACCATCGCGGCAGCCACCCGGTCATGATGCCGGGTCAGCCGCGCTCCGGACGCGACGGACGCGCCGGACTCTCCGGTGCGCCGGCTCCGGCGATCCGGCGCCGGCGATCCGAGGCCTCGCCGGGGGCTCAGGCCGGCCGGGCCAGTGCCTTCCGTTCGACCGGCGGCAGGCCGGTCCAGCAGGAGCCGTGCCGGCGGGCGGCGACCCGGCGGAGCCAGAGTTCGGTGGCGACCAGGTCGGCCAGGCCGGCCAGGGTGTCGGGCGGCAGGTCGCGGCCGGGTTCTGCGGCGGCGGCGAGGGTGTGCCGGACGGCTGCCGGGTCGATCAGCCCGGCGTCGCCGAGCAGCGGGTGGTGGAAGAGTTCCGCGAGGCCGTCGGCGGCGAGGCGCAGCCCGGTGCGGGCCTCGCCGGCGCGGTCGGGTCGGGGGGTGCGGCCCCAGTCGGCGGGCAGGTCGGTGCGTCCGGCGCCGGTGAGGACGGAGCGCAGCAGGGCGGGCCGGGCACCGGGCTGCAGCCGGGTGTCGTCGGGGAGCAGCCGGGCGGCGCGGACGACCTGGTTGTCGAGGAAGGGCGCGTGCAGGCGCTGGCCGCGCTGTTCGGCGGCCTGGACGAGGGTGCGGTAGGCGGTGGCGTGCCGGTGCAGGGCGAGCCGGGCGCGGCGGGCGCCGGGGTGTTCGGCGGGGACGGGGCCGCGGGCGGCGATCCGCAGCCGCTGGGCGACGGTGGTGAGGGCCTCGTCGGAGAGCCAGCGGGCTGCGGGGCCGGGGACGGTCCAGGCGAGGTCGGCGGCGGAGCTGGCGCCTGCGGTGCCGGCCGGTTCGGCGAAGTGGCGGACGGTCAGGCGGACCGCGAGGTCGTCGAGGGCGTCCGCGTAGTCGGCGCGGGCGAGCCGGTGGGCGGCGCGGACCACGGTGACCGGGGTGCGGACGGTGCCGGTGAGGGCGCCGGCGGTGACGCGGTCGGCGCCAGCCAGTGCGGCGACGGGGGCGAGGAGTTCGCGGGCGCGGCCGGCCCGGACGAGGTCGGCGAGGCGGGCGGGATGGCCGTCCAGGACCTGGCGGGCGCCGTAGCCGGTGAGGTGGTCGGCGCCGCCGGCGCTGAAGCGGGCGGAGAGCCGGGCCGCGGCCGTGAGGGCGGGCCCGGGTTCGTCGGTGAGGGGCCCGTCGAGCGGGTCGTCGGCGAGGCCGCTGTAGGGGAGCCCGGGCGGGACGACGATGTGGCGCAGCCTCGGGGCGTCGACGGCCAGCGCGAGGCGGTCGGTGTCGCCGTGGGTGACGGCGGTGAGGGCCTCGCCCGGTTCCCCGGCGGATTCGGACGCGGGCCGGCGGGCCCAGGAGCCCTTGACGGCGCCGCTGCGCGGGGGTGCGGCGGCCGGGCGGACGGGGGTGCGGCCGGCGCTCGGGCCGGGGGCGAGCGGGACGGCGGCGGCGAGCAGGGCGACGGTGGCGGAGGCGGTGCCGTAGGAGAGGTCGGCGCCGAGCCGGGGCCGGTCCGGGGTCTCGCCGTGCGGGTCGGCCGCGGTGGCGGGGATGCGGACCCGGCAGCGGACGGCCTCCAGCAGGGCGCGGGTGAGTTCGCGGACGGCGGGGGCGTCCTCCCGGCGGCCGGGGCCGGGCTCCGCTTCGTACCCGGCGAGGTAGGGGCGGCCGCCGCGGATGCCGAGGGAGTGGCCGGGCGGGACGCGCAGCACGCCGGCGTACGGGGTGCCGTGGCCGAGGGCCTCGGGGGACTCGGGGCAGGCGAGCAGGGCGGCGAGGTGGCCGGTGTCGACCGGTGCGCCGATCAGGTCGGCGAGCGGGAGGGCCGCGGTGGCGTAGGCGGTGCCGCCGCGCCAGGGGGTGTGGAAGACGGGCTGGGCGCCGGCCAGGTCGGTGAGCAGCACGGTGGAGCGGGTGCCGGTGCGCAGGACGGCGGTGTAGCTGCCGGGCCAGCCGGTGAGGTGGCGGACGGCGCCGCCGCGGGCGGCGGCGAGGCCTGCGGCGAGTTCGGCGTCGGTGGCGCCGCAGCGGCCGACGACGGCGAGCCGGGTGGTGGCGGGGGTGTCCTCGGGTTCGGGGTGGTCGGGCCGGGGCGGTCCGGCGGTGACCACGGGGTCGGTGCCGGGGCGCAGGGTGACGAGCCGGATCTCGTCAGGCCGCCAGTCACCGACCGCCCAGAGCGGGTTGGGGCCGCTCCACAGCAGGGTGCCGGCCAGCGGGCGGACGCCGTTCGGGGAGGGGCCGCCCGCGCCGTGGGGCTCTCCGCTCCAGCCGGTGAGCCACCGCATCGCGCCTCCGCCTGACGAGGGGTCGGGCGCACGGGGTGTCCGTAAGGGCGGTGCGCCACAGGAGACATCGTGCCACCGGTTGTGCGGCGTGTGACCCGAGTTGCAGCAGTGGATCACGCCGGGCGCACGGCGGCACGGGCACGGGCCTTCGACTGCAGGGCCTTAGGCGGCCTGGCGTTCGACGGCCGGGCCGTCGGCGGCGCGGGGCTTTATGCGGCAGCGGATGTCCGACGGCAGCGGGCCTCGACCGAGTGCCGAGTGCCGGATGCCGGGTGATCGGCGCGCTCGGCCGGCGGACGGGCCGGCCGAGCGGTGGGGTGCCCCGCGGGCGGACCGGGCCGCCCCCTCCGCAGCCCGGGCCGCCCCCAGTCGCCTTGTGGCATGGACATCGCCGAATGGCCGAAAGGCGTCGCACTGCCCGGGAGGGCATCCGCATGCCCTCCCGGACCACCGCTGCCCGCGGGGATGGCGGCAGCGGTCTCCCCCGGCCCGCCGGGTCCTCGACGGCGGGCCGATCCACGGGGTCCAGCGAATCGCCCACCTGCCGCTGCGGCCAGGGGGCACGGGCGGGCGCACATCGGCACGGGACCGGAGCACGGGAGTCCGGGACGGGGCACGGCGGAGCGGCGGGTTCCGCCGCCGGGGCGGCCGGACCGTCGCCGACAGGCCGTTGGGGCGCGCGATCCCGCCATCCGGAATGCGGCCTCTTAACCCTCGGAACCCGTCCGACTACGCTAGGTGCAGTGGATGGTCGCAATACGCGCGCCATCCTCCGCGCAGGACCTCGCCAGGGGGTGCCACCGCCACCATGACCGCCAGTTCACGAGGGCCGAACGAACGGCTCGGCGCACTCCTGTCCCTCGCGCAGATCAGCAACGCGGGCCTGGCCCGCCGGGTCAACGACCTCGGCGCGCAGCGCGGCCTGACGCTCCGCTACGACAAGACCTCGGTGGCGCGGTGGGTCACCAAGGGCATGGTGCCGCAGCGGCCGGTGCCGCACCTGATCGCGACCGCGCTCGGCAGCAAGCTGGGCCGGCCGGTGCCGCTGGAGGAGATCGGGCTGGGCGACACCCAGCCGACCCCGGAGCTGGGGCTGGAGTTCCCGCGCGAGGTGCCGGAGGCGGTGCGGTCCGCCACCGAGCTGTGGCGGGTCGACCTGGACCTGCGGCGCGGCCCGGGCGGCGGCCGCTGGAGCGACAGCCTGGCCGGCACCTTCTCGGTCTCCGCGTACGCGACGCCGGTCTCCCGCTGGCTGATCACGCCGGCGGACGGCTCGGTGGCGCGCGAGGCCGCGGCTCCGGACCGCTCCGGCCACCGGGTCGGCCACTCGGACGCGGCGAAGCTGCGCGAGGCCGCCCAGGAGGCCCGCCGCTGGGACTCCAAGTACGGCGGCGGGGACTGGCGTTCGTCGATGGTGCCGGAGTGCCTGCGGGTGGAGGCGGCGCCGCTGCTGCTCGGCTCGTACACCGACGCGGTGGGCCGGGCGCTGTTCGGCGCGACGGCCGAACTGACCCGGCTGGCCGGGTGGATGGCCTTCGACACCGGGCAGCACGAGGCGGCGCAGCGGTACTACATCCAGGCGCTGCGCCTGGCCCGGGCGGCCGGCGACGTGCCGCTCGGCGGGTACGTGCTGGCGTCGATGAGCCTGCAGGCGGTGTACCGGAACTTCCCCGAGGAGGCGGTGGACCTCGCGCAGGCCGCGCTGGAGCGCAACCGGGGGCTGGCGACGGCCCGGACGATGAGCTTCTTCCACCTGGTGGAGGCCAGGGCGCAGGCCAGAGCGGGCAATGCGGCGGCCTGTGCGACGGCGCTGGTGGCGGCGGAGGGGGCGCTGGACCGCGCCCGGGCCGGCGACGCCGACCCGACCTGGATCGACTTCTACACCTACGACCGGCTGGCGGCGGACGCCGCGGAGTGCTTCCGCGACCTCGGGATGCCGTCCAAGGTGCGGCAGTTCACCCGGGAGGCGCTGGCCCGCCCGACCGAGGGCTATGTGCGCTCGCACGCGCTGCGGTTGGTGGTGTCGGCGATGGCCGAGGCGGAGGCGGGCGACCTGGACGCGGCGGTGGCGGTCGGGGAGCGCGCGGTGGAGGTGGCCGGGCGGATCTCCTCGCAGCGCAGCCGGGAGTACGTGCTCGAGCTGCTGCGCCGCCTGGAGCCCTACCAGGACGAGCGCCGGGTACGGGAGTTGACCGAGCGGGCGCGGCTGGTGCTGGCCGGCTCGCCCTGACGCCGCCGCGGATATTCGGGTGCGCACCCGGTGGCCCGCTGGCTAACGTCTTCCTTGTCCAGGTGCGCAGGCAGGGGTTACTTCCACTGTTAATGGGCGGGTCGCGGGTTCGAGTCCCGCCATCGGCTTCGGGCCGGTGTAGCTCAGTCGGTAGAGCAGCACACGTCACCTCCGCCGCTTCGGTTCTCTGGACACCTACATGTGCATACGACTGCCACCTCCCGGTGCGCAGGACCGGTTACTTCCTCCAAGAAATGAGCCGGCACCCACTTTTGATCTCGGGAGGCACCGCGCCGGGGCGTCCGGTGCGCAGGCGGGGGTTACTTCATTGGGATCAGGGGGTCCCGGGTTCGAGTCCCGGACGGCCGTGCGCGAGCGCGGCCGGTGGCTCAGCCGGTAGAGCACCTGAATTGTCACCTCCGCCGTGGCCGGCCCGCGTGGCCGGCACGATCTCGGACGCCCTGGCTCGGCATGCCTCCCCGCAGGGGGAATCCACCATGTCTCGCTTCAACCTCCGCCGTGCGCGGACCGGCCCGACCTCGCCCGTGACCACGACCGGGCAGCGCACCGTCAACCACGCGGGCGGCGCCGGCTTCGTGCGGGACGAGAAGTCCGAGCTGTTCCTGCTCGCCGTCGCCAACCTGGTCGGCCAGGACACCTACTACGAGCGCGGCGGCGCCCGCGACGACCGGTACACCGCCCTGGTCCGCTCCCTCGCGGTGAGCGACCCGGAGTGGACGCTCGGCCTGCTGCGCTGGCTGCGGGACGGCGCCGCGATGCGCACCGCCTCGCTGGTCGGCGCCGCCGAGTTCACCCGCGCCCGGCTCGACGCGAAGGCGCCCGGGTACTCCCGCCAGGCCGTCGACGCGGTGCTGCAGCGCCCCGACGAGCCCGGCGAACTGCTCGCGTACTGGACGTCCCGGTACGGGCGGGCGCTGCCGAAGCCGATCAAGCGGGGTGTCGCCGACGCCGCGCGCCGGCTGTACAACGGCCGCGCGCTGCTCAAGTACGACACCGTCTCCAAGGGCTTCCGCTTCGGCGACGTCCTGGAGCTGACGCACCCCGCGCCGCACCCCGGCAAGCCGTGGCAGGGCGAGCTGTTCCGGTACGCGCTGGACCGCCGGCACCGCCCGGACGAGGCCGTGCCGCCGGCCGGCGACGCACTGCTGGCGGCCCACCGCGAGCTGACGGTGCTGCCGGTCGAGCAGCGCCGCGCCGTGGTGACCGGCCCGGGCGGCGCCGAGCGGCTGGCCGCGGCCGGCATGACCTGGGAGGCGCTGGCCGGCTGGCTGCAGGGTCCGCTGGACGCGGCGGTCTGGGAGGCGATCGTCCCGTCGATGGGCCCGATGGCGCTGGTGCGCAACCTGCGCAACTTCGACCAGGCGGGGGTGTCCGACGCGGTGGCCGAGCGGGTCGCCCGGCGGATCTCCGACCCCGGCGAGGTGCAGCGTTCCCGGCAGTTCCCGTTCCGCTACCTGGCCGCGTACCGGCACGCGCCCTCGCCGCGCTGGGGCCACGCGCTGGAGACGGCGCTCGGCCACTCGCTGGCCAACGTCCCGGTGCTGCCCGGCCGCACGCTCGTCCTGGTCGACCGCTCCGGCTCGATGTTCGACCGGCCGAGCGCGCAGACGCAGCTCAACCGGGCGGACTCGGCGGCGGTCTTCGGCACGGCGCTCGCACTGCGGGCCGCCGACGCGGACCTGGTCGAGTTCGGCACCGGCAGCCACCGGATCACGCTGCGGCGCGGCGAGTCGGTGCTGAAGGTGCTGGACCGCTTCGGCAGCCTCGGCGGCACCGAGACGGCCAAGGCGGTGCAGAGGCACTACCGCGGTCACGACCGGGTCGTGATCGTCACCGACGAACAGGCGTACGGCGGTTGGCAGGGCGACGCGCTCGCCGCGGTCCCGGCGCAGGTCCCGGTGTACACCTGGAACCTGGCCGGCTACCGGGCGGGCCACGCGCCCTCCGGCGGCGCCCGGCGGCACACCTTCGGCGGCCTGACCGACGCCGCCTTCCGACTGATCCCCCTGCTGGAGGCCGGCCACGACGCCCACTGGCCGTGGGAGCAGCAGTAGGGCCCGTCCGGGGCGACCGGTGAGGGGCGCGTGGGGGCACGTCCCGGTCGAAGGCCGGGGGTTGCCTCCACGCGCCCCCGGCTGCTTCCTCGGGCTGCCCGCGCCGTGGCACGATCGCTGCGGCGGGGGCAGCCGAGCGAAGGGGCCGAGGTGCGCTACGACGTCGACGTACTGGTGGTGGGGGGCGGCATCGTCGGGCTGTCCACGGCGTACGCGCTGACCCGGGCGCAGCCCGGGCTGCGGGTCGCCGTGCTGGAGAAGGAGCAGGATCTCGCCGCGCACCAGACCGGCCGCAACAGCGGGGTGATCCACAGCGGCGTGTACTACCGGCCGGGCTCGCTGAAGGCCCGGTACGCGACCGGCGGTGCCGCCGAGATGGTGGAGTTCTGCCGGGAGCAGGGCATCGCGCACGAGGTCACCGGCAAGCTGATCGTCGCCACCTCGGCGGACGAGCTGCCGCGGCTGGCCGCGCTCGCCGAGCGGGGCCGGGCCAACGGCATCCCGGTGGCGGAGCTGGACGCGGCGGGCATCGCCGCCCACGAGCCAGAGGTGTGCGGCGTCGCCGGGCTGCACGTCGGCACGACCGGCATCTGCGACTTCCCGGCGGTGGCCCGCCGGTACGCGCGGCT
This genomic window from Streptomyces sp. TLI_235 contains:
- a CDS encoding DNA-binding MarR family transcriptional regulator encodes the protein MAERQPLTSTDRPAPGADHDRDVVLARIYEAGRESSAVTVMFHSAIAEKAGLGATESKTLDLLQRSGPLTAKELAERSGLAPASVTGLVDRLERKGFVRRVQHPTDRRRVLVEHRPEALGRLAALFEDWGREVGELCDGFSTEELEVVLRFLTGSTARQRAAAARLTD
- a CDS encoding nucleotide-binding universal stress UspA family protein — its product is MVPLPVLDEPPSAARPGILAACDGSDGSLWALDRAMTEAELFGLPLQVLAVVNPSPAGYPPGMVELVQPSIELLAGSMADGLRRAVDTVQAARTRPYGGELSLHVVLGSVIEVLLAASAGRHTLVIGTRGNGGFTRLLLGSVSTAVVHHANCPVLVVPAPPAG
- a CDS encoding asparagine synthase, with the translated sequence MRWLTGWSGEPHGAGGPSPNGVRPLAGTLLWSGPNPLWAVGDWRPDEIRLVTLRPGTDPVVTAGPPRPDHPEPEDTPATTRLAVVGRCGATDAELAAGLAAARGGAVRHLTGWPGSYTAVLRTGTRSTVLLTDLAGAQPVFHTPWRGGTAYATAALPLADLIGAPVDTGHLAALLACPESPEALGHGTPYAGVLRVPPGHSLGIRGGRPYLAGYEAEPGPGRREDAPAVRELTRALLEAVRCRVRIPATAADPHGETPDRPRLGADLSYGTASATVALLAAAVPLAPGPSAGRTPVRPAAAPPRSGAVKGSWARRPASESAGEPGEALTAVTHGDTDRLALAVDAPRLRHIVVPPGLPYSGLADDPLDGPLTDEPGPALTAAARLSARFSAGGADHLTGYGARQVLDGHPARLADLVRAGRARELLAPVAALAGADRVTAGALTGTVRTPVTVVRAAHRLARADYADALDDLAVRLTVRHFAEPAGTAGASSAADLAWTVPGPAARWLSDEALTTVAQRLRIAARGPVPAEHPGARRARLALHRHATAYRTLVQAAEQRGQRLHAPFLDNQVVRAARLLPDDTRLQPGARPALLRSVLTGAGRTDLPADWGRTPRPDRAGEARTGLRLAADGLAELFHHPLLGDAGLIDPAAVRHTLAAAAEPGRDLPPDTLAGLADLVATELWLRRVAARRHGSCWTGLPPVERKALARPA
- a CDS encoding TROVE domain-containing protein, translating into MSRFNLRRARTGPTSPVTTTGQRTVNHAGGAGFVRDEKSELFLLAVANLVGQDTYYERGGARDDRYTALVRSLAVSDPEWTLGLLRWLRDGAAMRTASLVGAAEFTRARLDAKAPGYSRQAVDAVLQRPDEPGELLAYWTSRYGRALPKPIKRGVADAARRLYNGRALLKYDTVSKGFRFGDVLELTHPAPHPGKPWQGELFRYALDRRHRPDEAVPPAGDALLAAHRELTVLPVEQRRAVVTGPGGAERLAAAGMTWEALAGWLQGPLDAAVWEAIVPSMGPMALVRNLRNFDQAGVSDAVAERVARRISDPGEVQRSRQFPFRYLAAYRHAPSPRWGHALETALGHSLANVPVLPGRTLVLVDRSGSMFDRPSAQTQLNRADSAAVFGTALALRAADADLVEFGTGSHRITLRRGESVLKVLDRFGSLGGTETAKAVQRHYRGHDRVVIVTDEQAYGGWQGDALAAVPAQVPVYTWNLAGYRAGHAPSGGARRHTFGGLTDAAFRLIPLLEAGHDAHWPWEQQ